The Solea senegalensis isolate Sse05_10M linkage group LG12, IFAPA_SoseM_1, whole genome shotgun sequence DNA segment attgcTATACTGTGACCAAAGTACTAGCTCAccaataaatgtgtatttttatttaatacacATATTATCTAATATGCATTTCTAATACTATTATTCACTCATACTGTGTCATACTTTTGTTAACTTTTATTTAGTTACTTAAGATAGTTATTGTTATTTGATTCACAATTAAATGGCGTCTTCTTTCCAATCCTCAAGGTGACTATGTGATTGTGGATCCCATTGAGGAAGGAGGAAAGGTGAAGGCAGAGATCAGTTTCATTCTCTACAAAGATCACATTCAGTACCTGCAAGAACAACAGCTCTGGTAAGTGACAACACACCCAAAATCcttgtttccaccgagtggtaCAGTACAGCTCAGCTTGCAACAGTGCAGTTTGGAACAGTACACCCTGATCTGGCTTGTTTTTCCACCAGGTTGTGAGTGATAACTGCATCAGCTACATAAAAAGTGTGATGTCATACCAGTATGACACAGTGTAGCTTGGCTAAATGTTTCACAAAGAGGGAGAACATGACACGGTAAACAAACATCCAGCATTTTGTGTTTGCTTGAATTGGCATGTGGCTGTTTGCAGAGAAGGTTTACAGACTGCAAGTGGCATATAATGTAAGTAATGATTCTCTTTCCACCAGTCAGTGgactgtagtgtagtgtagtgacCACTGTGCTTGGTCCCCTATTGGAACATGGAAGGGTACtaaaaagagttgtttttttcaacatttgtaaatggaaatgcaaactgaactgaacttcaTCGAATGGGTGTAGACACAGGAAGCatcatattttgttgtgttactatgagtgtgtatgtgcgttTGTAATGTTCTGCGTGTTTTCTCCAGGCCAGAGGGGTTTATTGAGGAGTCATCGGGGCagaacaagacaaacaaacagctggagacagaagagaaagacGACGAAGATGAGGTCAGCAACTCAGAGGATGATGAGAGTGACCTTTTTGTGAACACCAACCGTTGTAACTACCAGTACagtgagagtgaggaggaggacagtgaggaagaggaggaagacaaatagggaaggacagaaaaaaaaatggttagATGCGGTTGGTGACACGGGACAATTGAGAGCTGTGAAAATGCTGTGACAGTGACCTCTGCTGAGCTACTGCATTCACTGACCGATGCTGCTGATGAATGGAAGCAGTGGTCCTCATGCAGCAGCTccctctgcagttgtttgacAGCCTGAGACGCTCAGTGGCTGTATTCATTAATTCAGCTGTAACCTATGGACAGAATGTCTTGCAAGTACAATTGTTAtccaaacaataataatccatCAGATGTACACATAGATTGATAGAAATTCTTAATAATTACTTTCAACTGCCATCCCTTTCATTTCTTAAATAACCTCCAGTGGAGAAAAGGCACAAAGTGGGGCTTTCCCCCTCCCTCCTGACCTTGAAGAAAAGTGGCTGTATTCAGTATTCAGTTTGGAACTCAAACAGCCATCGACATGTTTATCCATTCCATATCCATTCATTATCTTTTCAAGGGTTGCATTGCAGTGGGACTGGAACCAACCTGTTGACTCTGGGCGAAAGGTGTGGTACACCCTcgacaggtcaccagtcaaaCAGATCGAACAGATCTTACCCCCTAACAGCTAACCACTGTAAAAAACCCAGACTGCAGCTACAGTAATATTACATGCTGAAAAACACCTAGCTCTGTTTAGACTGGTGTACTGGTGAGTGTTGTGAAAACACTTCCACCAATACTTCAAATAGAGATACTGGCAAATATTCTCACTTGCTTTTCAGGTATTTACTTGAAGAAATTGCAATAAGAATGTCAGTACCTTTACGTCCTGTATTGCCCAATCTTTGTCTTGATTGtacttttgctgcttttttcacAAAGATCCAATCCATGTCCTTTGTATAaagaattaaacattttgtctaaaatgtctttgtctttatctCATTGAATGAAGTCTTCTCAGGAAATGTGTACCTTTGCAGTAATACAAGCATTGGCACCATGAATCTCTATATATTAATTTGCTATGATGCCTATGAGGAGGCTGcagccaaacccagctgactGGGCTGGAGGTCGGGGACAAGGGtttagtttgggatttttcattagttttagttttaattttgtttttgtattttgtaaatgcttagttttattttttgtaatatatatacatacacatatacacatgtatatgtatatatatatatacatatatatatacatatatatatatatacatatatatatatacatatatatatacatatatatatatatatatatatatacacatatacatgtatacatgtgtatatgtatatatattacaaaacatatatatatgtacagtgctgtgcaaaacTTTTAGCCCACCAACTTTTAgcccaccattagatttgttgttttagcaatgctagaACGAAAATAGAGGatcattatttctatttcactttactggaacacatccagaatatatttatgcagttttttgttgtttttctaaaacaaaaaaaaagaaaacttaagaaaaaaaacatcctctccaggtgtcaagtatttagtgtgatctacccttacacttgaacaataacacagctctgttaatactggagtggaaccctaattaatg contains these protein-coding regions:
- the eif1ad gene encoding probable RNA-binding protein EIF1AD; its protein translation is MSQATKRKHVVKEVLGDFVTPTENQQIVKVTGSRGNNLHEAVTAQGETFLLSMPTKFRKNIWIKRGDYVIVDPIEEGGKVKAEISFILYKDHIQYLQEQQLWPEGFIEESSGQNKTNKQLETEEKDDEDEVSNSEDDESDLFVNTNRCNYQYSESEEEDSEEEEEDK